In Rhodamnia argentea isolate NSW1041297 chromosome 11, ASM2092103v1, whole genome shotgun sequence, one genomic interval encodes:
- the LOC115736334 gene encoding zinc finger protein GAI-ASSOCIATED FACTOR 1, whose product MPTDLDNSSTASGEASVSSSGNQPPPQPPPPPATTKKKRNLPGMPDPDAEVIALSPKTLLATNRFVCEICNKGFQRDQNLQLHRRGHNLPWKLRQRSGKEVKKRVYVCPEPTCVHHHPTRALGDLTGIKKHFCRKHGEKKWKCDKCSKKYAVQSDWKAHSKICGTREYKCDCGTLFSRRDSFITHRAFCDALAEESAKAHQTQGQGPGQGSAPVKPNTEADLKVQNPASPLPPLPPPQASAPPAIQSSSAVLSTVLADQTAGMQENPSQILDEPPVTSSLIGSSSSSTSSSSNGKTSTSVIAGLFASSTPSSTLQPPQQSTPYADLIRAAAPADRSVDPGPASSVEPISLCLSTNHGSSLFGSAGQERRQYAPAPQPALSATALLQKAAQMGATATNASLLRGLGIVSSSTSSGQQENLQWNTSNMEHGNASVAAGLGLGLPCDGNSGLKELMMGTPTMFGPKHPTLDFLGLGMAAGGNPSGGFSDLMTSIGGGLDMAAAAAAASFSSGDFVGKDIGQSS is encoded by the exons ATGCCTACAGACCTGGACAATTCATCCACAGCTTCAGGCGAAGCAAGTGTCTCGTCTTCTGGCAATCAGCCACCGCCacaaccaccgccaccacctgcCACcaccaagaaaaagaggaatCTCCCTGGAATGCCCG ATCCAGATGCAGAGGTTATAGCTCTGTCTCCCAAGACCCTATTGGCCACCAACAGGTTCGTGTGCGAAATCTGCAACAAGGGTTTTCAGAGGGACCAAAACCTGCAGCTCCACAGGAGAGGCCACAACCTGCCATGGAAGCTGAGGCAGAGATCAGGCAAAGAGGTGAAGAAGAGGGTCTACGTGTGCCCTGAACCCACTTGCGTTCACCACCACCCCACGCGAGCGCTCGGCGATCTGACCGGGATAAAGAAGCATTTCTGCAGGAAACATGGCGAGAAGAAGTGGAAATGCGACAAGTGCTCGAAGAAATACGCCGTGCAGTCCGATTGGAAGGCCCATTCCAAAATCTGTGGCACCAGAGAGTATAAATGTGACTGTGGAACTCTGTTCTCAAG GAGGGATAGCTTCATCACCCACAGGGCTTTCTGTGATGCTTTAGCTGAGGAGAGCGCGAAGGCTCATCAGACTCAGGGTCAGGGACCGGGTCAGGGCTCGGCTCCGGTTAAGCCCAACACGGAGGCCGATCTGAAAGTCCAGAACCCTgcctctcctcttcctcctcttcctcctcctcaagCATCTGCTCCACCAGCTATACAGTCTTCATCTGCTGTGTTGTCCACAGTTTTGGCTGATCAAACAGCAG GGATGCAAGAGAACCCATCCCAAATTCTCGATGAGCCACCAGTGACTAGCAGCTTGATAGGGAGCTCTAGCAGCAGCACGAGCTCTAGCAGCAATGGCAAAACAAGCACTAGTGTCATTGCAGGCTTGTTTGCTTCCTCAACTCCGTCCTCAACCTTACAGCCCCCGCAACAGAGTACTCCTTATGCTGACCTGATTCGTGCTGCGGCACCTGCTGACCGCTCTGTTGACCCTGGGCCTGCCTCATCCGTTGAACCAATTTCCCTCTGCCTCTCCACGAATCACGGGTCCTCTCTTTTTGGCAGTGCAGGGCAGGAGCGTCGGCAATATGCTCCTGCTCCACAACCGGCTCTTTCAGCCACTGCGCTTCTGCAGAAGGCTGCTCAGATGGGTGCAACTGCAACCAATGCATCGCTGCTTCGTGGGCTCGGGATTGTCTCTTCCTCCACCTCATCAGGCCAACAAGAGAACTTACAGTGGAACACTAGTAACATGGAGCACGGAAATGCCTCTGTTGCTGCTGGACTTGGGCTAGGGCTTCCTTGTGACGGGAATTCAGGTCTGAAGGAACTAATGATGGGGACTCCAACCATGTTTGGCCCGAAGCATCCTACTTTAGATTTTCTCGGATTGGGGATGGCAGCTGGCGGCAACCCGAGTGGTGGTTTCTCGGATCTTATGACCTCTATAGGTGGTGGTCTTGACAtggcggcagcggcagcggcagcATCGTTCAGCAGTGGAGACTTTGTCGGCAAGGACATTGGACAGAGCTCGTGA